In Mytilus trossulus isolate FHL-02 chromosome 6, PNRI_Mtr1.1.1.hap1, whole genome shotgun sequence, a single window of DNA contains:
- the LOC134720881 gene encoding tetraspanin-16-like produces MGRFLVAERLFLGLTNAVFLFFGAALTIFGFLLQFVEAFNSYYSNTIVSLETSLSAAGFSTRTLDFSLSEFAGYLPLALMVSGVLICIISFLGILGATREITWVLLTYGVILIVLMITQIITLSIFYYQPELFTDPIKDSLKSKIKSDYKGLNGTNSVSIGWNFAHQKFSCCGVDSYHDFMGATKWVRFYTDVNVLGTPISCCRTLPTSKDFTCARHPLSGTSNNFHKGCFNAMWNMVVGNLAVTVPILSVCLLIQIIFIIITIAIVYANKNDDKKDEYKKFKPSSDDSFLDISTWKTKL; encoded by the exons TTTTTTGGAGCAGCTTTGACCATTTTTGGATTTCTCCTTCAATTTGTAGAGGCGTTTAACAGTTATTACTCGAACACTATAGTTAGTTTAGAGACATCGTTATCCGCCGCTGGATTTTCAACTCGTACATTAGACTTCAGTCTGTCAGAGTTTGCCGGCTACTTGCCCTTGGCTTTAATGGTCAGTGGAGTGTTGATATGCATTATATCGTTCCTTGGAATTTTGGGTGCTACAAGAGAAATAACGTGGGTTCTCCTGACCTATGGTGTGATACTTATTGTATTGATGATAACACAGATTATTACCTTGTCCATCTTCTACTATCAACCGGAACTG TTCACAGATCCAATTAAAGATTCCTTAAAGTCAAAGATAAAATCAGATTATAAAGGCCTAAATGGAACCAATTCTGTATCTATTGGTTGGAACTTCGCTCATCAAAAG ttttcttgCTGTGGCGTCGACAGCTATCATGATTTCATGGGAGCCACGAAATGGGTGCGTTTTTATACAGATGTGAACGTCCTAGGAACACCAATTAGCTGTTGCAGAACCTTACCAACATCAAAAGACTTTACCTGTGCCAGACATCCATTGTCGGGCACAAGTAATAACTTCCACAAG ggaTGTTTTAATGCGATGTGGAATATGGTTGTAGGCAACCTTGCAGTAACAGTTCCTATTTTATCTGTTTGTTTATTAATACAg ataatattCATTATAATTACTATAGCTATAGTGTACGCAAATAAGAATGACGATAAGAAAGATGAATACAAGAAATTCAAGCCAAGTAGTGATGACAGTTTCTTGGATATATCTACATGGAAAACTAAATTGTAA